In Mycobacterium sp. 050128, the genomic window GCTGTCATCGATCCGGGACTCGCTCAACGAGTCAATAGTCTGGATCGCGGCGGCGACGTCTCGGCACGGTGCGCAGCCGTTCTCACCGGAGTTCTGTTCGAGGCAGCGACCAAGGCGGATGGCACCGGCGCACCTTTGCTGGAGAAAGCCGATGCCGACATCCTTCAGGCGGTCAGCAACGGGACAGTCAATCCGGACACCTGGGCTACCTATGACCGCGAAGTCGATCAGCGCCACGGCAGCGCAGTGATGTGGCCCCAACAGCATGCACCCAGCGATAGCGACGGCTCCGACCTCGCGCAGGCCTCCATCCTGTGGTACCTGCATTACTACCGGATCGGCCGGATGATCGAGCTGATCAAGTGCTGGAAGGCTCGCCCGCCGCGCCTGGTCGAGGTCGCCTATTGCGGCATCACGGCCGGCTTCGGCCCCACTGTGGTGAACGCGATTGGCGCCATGGAACAGCAACTAGGTGTGAGGTAACGCGGTGGCCGATTTTTCATTGGCGCACGCCAGTCCGATTCCCATCGTCGCGGGTACGACGCGGCGGTGTCATGAAGCAATGGTCGCGCTGATTCGCGGATAACAGCAGCTATCCATGAACATATCGGGGGTGTGGGAGAGCGTCGGGCGATTAAGTTTCGACCGCATTTAGCATGTCGCCCGTCGCAGATACATCACACCGTGGTTACTCGGCATTTTCACCGGCGAGCGTGCACCAAACTGTCGATTGGTGCACAGCACAGATCTCTCGTGCTCACCAGAAGGCTGCCGTTTCCTCAACGCCGAATCACGAAGTCGGAGAGCAGTGTGATTGGAGGCATCACGTGCGCAACTGGCCAAACACCGAGTCACACAGGGAAGCTGGGTGCGATGAAACGATGTCGGTGAAGGGGGAGCGGCCTCTCCTGGGCGCACATGCCCCACCCCGACGCCGTGACTGACGACGCCGCCCTCATCGATCGCCGCCGCACCGCCGCAGTGGAGGCTGCCACGCGGATCATCGCTACCAGGATGTGAGCCGCCCACTTCGTCGGACCCGACGTTCTTGAGGAGGCGCTTCCCGCCGATATGGGCCAGCGTTTCGGCTGCGCGTAAGGTTGGCCGGCTGCCGGCTTGGCTTCAGCGGGGGCCGGCGGGGTGCCAGGTTTGCATCGCCACCTCGAGCTGTTCTTGTCCAAGCGCGTCCACTGTCAACGGCGCTTGGTCGCTGCGGTGGCGCATGCCATCGAGGAGGATGGACATATAACGTCGCCACAGCTCGGCGTCGACGTGGCCCGCGTATTCGCTCACCGTGCCTGCCAGTAGTCCAAAGATTGGCATGTCGGTGGATGACAGTTCGGGTCGCAGATAGCCATCATCCTTGGCCCGCTCAACGAGCTTGGACAGCGGAGGATCGAGCCTCACCCGAGCCGCGTCCACCCGAACCCCACCGTAGGCCTTGCTGAACACGACCTCGCGCATCCCCCGATCGGTCGCTGTCATCTCACACATCTGTTCGACGAACCATACGAAGCCCTGCCATGAATCATCATGGCGCAACGCCGATTCGGCCAATGCAGTGAGTTCATCGATGCCATCTTCGAAGATCGCCTCGAACAATTCCTGCTTCGTCGGAAACCGCCGATACACCGTACCGACCCCGAGGCCTGCGTGGTGGGCAACCTCGTTGAGGGTCGCCTCCAGGCCGCGCGAAGCGAACAGTTCGCGGGCAGCCTCGATCACTCGCTGACGATTGCGCTCGGCATCTTTCCTCAGCCGCGGACTCTGCATCTCACAAGCGCTCATTCTGTCGAGTCTAGAGCGCGAAGCGACAAAACGGATTGACTCTATCCACTTTTTTGGTTAGGTTGTCTACCAGACCTTCCCGGCCGCCGATCTCTGGTGGGGGACCACGAATCGCAGAAGGGCTTGCACAGTGACCGCCTTTCCTGGCAGTGCCGCAGCGCACGCCAGGCCGCTTCGTTGTCGGACCGCCGAACCAACCCGGGACCCTTTCCCGCCCGGGCGGGAAACGGTGAATGCGAAAAGCGCTGGCTCGCAGCCGGGTTTGATGCGTACAACCGCGAAGCAAGCGATCGGGCGACTGCGATGACCCGCCTGCTCGGACGCGTGTGGCTTCCAATCCTCATCGTGGTAGCAGCCGCGGTCGCCGCGGTCACCGTAATGAAAGCGCGTTCCATCTTCGGTTCGGATGCCATCATGGTGACTCCGAGGGGATCCTCCGACACCGCTGAGTCGTTCAACCCCAAGGTGGTGACCTACGAGGTGTTCGGCTCAGCCGGCACCGCCGTAATCAATTACCTCGACCTGGACGCTACGCCGCAGCGGGTCGTCGAAGCGACCCTGCCGTGGTCTTTGACGCTGCGCACTACAGCGCCCGCGGCCACTCCCAACATCCTTGCCCAAGGCGACGGTGACAGCATCAGCTGCAGGATCACTGTGAACGACCAGGTCAAAGACGAAAGGGTCGCCACTGGCGTCAATGCCGAGACCTTCTGCTTGGTGAAGTCAGCATGAGCGCACCCGCGATAGCGGCCCCGACCGACGCTCGTCCGCCCATCCGGGCGCGGATACCGCAGATGATCCGTCGGTTTGCCGTGCCCATCATAGTGGCCTGGATTGGACTCATCGCTGTCCTCAATACCGTTGTGCCCCAACTGGAAACGGTGGGGAAGATGCGGGCGGTGTCGATGAGCCCCAATGATGCACCGTCGATGATCGCGACCAAACGCGTCGGCAAGGTGTTCCAGGAGTTCACCACGAG contains:
- a CDS encoding TetR/AcrR family transcriptional regulator, with the translated sequence MSACEMQSPRLRKDAERNRQRVIEAARELFASRGLEATLNEVAHHAGLGVGTVYRRFPTKQELFEAIFEDGIDELTALAESALRHDDSWQGFVWFVEQMCEMTATDRGMREVVFSKAYGGVRVDAARVRLDPPLSKLVERAKDDGYLRPELSSTDMPIFGLLAGTVSEYAGHVDAELWRRYMSILLDGMRHRSDQAPLTVDALGQEQLEVAMQTWHPAGPR
- a CDS encoding MmpS family transport accessory protein — encoded protein: MTRLLGRVWLPILIVVAAAVAAVTVMKARSIFGSDAIMVTPRGSSDTAESFNPKVVTYEVFGSAGTAVINYLDLDATPQRVVEATLPWSLTLRTTAPAATPNILAQGDGDSISCRITVNDQVKDERVATGVNAETFCLVKSA